A region of the Passer domesticus isolate bPasDom1 chromosome Z, bPasDom1.hap1, whole genome shotgun sequence genome:
ATGTGATGATATGATGACTGTCCAATAACTATAAGCCTCACATTTGATTCCTAGAACAGAGCATGGGTATTGAAGCTGTAAAGAGGAACTGGGTGCTCCTACATGACTTCAAAACATTAACAGAATCTGGTGTGCCGAGTTAGTGATCGCAGTGCACTGACTTAAAATTATTTGACATTAACATAACTTCAATGTTTGGAGACTGTACTTTTGTGTATCACCCACAGTTAGTAGCTACATTAATTTTTTAAGTGAaccattatttttaaagataacTTTTAAATTACAGTTGGGTAAACTTTAAGTTTCCTGTAGCATTTGTAGGATTGTCTTTTCAATTAATTGCAACATGATATGATTTTGGAAACTCAAAATTTCCACTCAGTTGCACCTACATCTAAAGAAGAAGCACACAAATGATGATGCCCAAACATCTAGTATTTACATATATGGACCCATCAGTAGATACAACTTGCATTTATATGCACTGCTGTTTTTTGCAGGTGCAGCCTTAGGCCTGAGTCTGTAAAACAGAGCCCAAAACTGAAGTTCATTTAAATATCACTAAAAGCAGTTCATAAATATAAGGTTGTTTTATTATATATTTGCCTTTCCCATATGGAATAATTTCccatataaaataattttgcttgtTATGAAAAGAAGCCCTCCTAAAACCAGAACACTTGCACTAAGAAAAGAGTGGACATTTTTGACTctctatatatatttatttgagGAGACAAATTAAGAAAATGTCCTTTTGAGTAACACTGATCAAACAGTTTAGAAATATCTGTTCTGAGAAGGGAAGCTGACAAAGAAATTgcccctttttcccctcaaattcCTAGTCCATCTCAGATGAACTTAGATGTGACTTGTCATCAGCAATGACCTGagtctctgtctgtgctgctgttggGAATAAATTATGGCAGGATTTCAATCAGCAGTCCAGAAGAGACAGTCTGACCTTCCAGATTTAGCAGGAGGTCATTGTCTTCTCTGGCGTCTCCTACCACCCAAAAAACACATGTCGATAGCAACCCCTGCCCACTCTACTTCTCTTTTCTGTCACTGTCATTCCTGTTTGTGCAGCTGCCCTGGACAGCAAGACACACTACTAATGCAGCCTACAAATCACCATAGAAAGAGATACTATTTTTAATCCAGATCAATTTTCTGATCTTGTTCCGTGCACATCAGTCGGCTCTACTAGCATAATGGAAAGAGCAGTAGTTAGCAGTCAGAAGACAGCTGTCCAGGGCACTCCTAATACTGAAAGAAATGCCTGTCAGATGTTGTCTAACTGTTCTGAGCACAACAGTAAAAAGAGCACCAAGCTAACAGGGCAGGGAGAAATAATGCTGTTCCAATAGAGCGTGTAGTGTCATAAATCCTTTCCTGTGTCTCCTAGGAAGATTCATTATTGCTATTATAGCAAACAATGAAAGCACTTGTTCTgagccttatttttttttttattccttgaaGCTTTATGTAAGTGTATAGCTGGACATAACAGATCTGCTTGATTGTGGCCACAAACACATTAAGAGCAGAGTACTTACTTGTAAAAATGCCTTGGGGACTTTTGCCAGATCTTCTACATACTCCTTACAGGTGTAACACAAAAAGTTCTGCAACGTACCCAATTGAATGTGTCAGAAACAGATACAACTGCATAGATACGAAGCAGCAGACTTTGGACACACACCACTTTGGAGGTGATCGGGAGCAAGGAATGGGAAAGATTCCAGCCTTCAAATTTGGATTAGGATACTCGTTTAACCCCAGCCTGAACAAGGACACTGGGCCTGCAgccttggaaatatttttatccCTAGATATTTTAGGAATGTGATAGCTGGCTCGACAGCTGGGAAATCAAGGAACACGATACTCGTCTCCCTAAACACCCGGCTGAAGAAGTATTTCCTTTCCGGTAAATAGTTTCACTTCACCAAAGCACAGGGGTCTCAGGAGCAGCACGGCTCTCCTTTGTGCTTCTTCCCCGGCGCTCCAGCTCAGCCCGTGCTCagcccccgcgccgccgccctcCCACAGCGCCccggcggccgggccgggccccggaCGGCCCCTCCTCACCCGCACGAACAGCACGATCGCTTTCCGCTCCGCGTACAGGGCCTGGAAGGGGACACTCCTGCCGTCCGCGTCCAGCACCAGGCAGCGGGCGGCCTCccgcagctgctcctgctccggccgccgcccgcagccccgcgcccgcccgaCCTGCTGCGTGACCGGGgccgccgccggcccggccATGGGAGCGCGGAAGGGAAAGGCGGAGCTGGAGCGGAAAGGCGCGGGGCGTTGTGCGACGGCGAGGAAGCGACGGGATGGAGCGGAGCGGCTCGTTCCCGGCCGTGGGAGCGACCTCGGGCCGCCGCGCCGTGGCCCAGGAGGAGCCGGGGGATTCGGATGGAGAGAGCGAGCGCTGCGCGTCCGTCAGCCAGAGAAGGGGTGAAGTTTGTGCCCGGGAAACACAGGAGAGTCACCCGGAGCTTCCCAGGAATGGTGTGCAAGCAGGAGCAGTGACATGGCCGTACGGCCCTCGAGGTCGGCATTCTTTTTGCGGGGGCCGCAGCCCTGCAGAGGGCCGTAAGCGAGATGGAAAACTGTTCTCGAGGAGCTATGGAACTGCTGAATCAGAAAAAGCCGCGCCAAACACGGTGTCCCTGTTCATGCAACAGCAGAGCTTCACACTCTGTTGACAGCTGGATAGCAGATGTTCGAATGCACGAAGAAATGAGTGAACAGTTCTTATAATAAGAAAAACACTAGGTCACTGAAGAGTATTGTAGTATTTTAGATTGTTGTGTCAGCTGAAAGCTTATGAGAATGAGACTACTTTTCGTAGTGGTagaggaaagagaaatatcaGAGAGAATAGGACTGGGGGCATCTCCAGAATTTATACTGCTTTGTGAAACTCTCTGATTATATTAATTCCAAAATTTCTCTTGTCAGACTGTCCCAGGGTCTGTATGTTAGAGTGATTCAAACTTACATCCCCTGTGCTTTGGGTTAAGGCACTGCTTTTATATTACCAGGACTGAGCACATAGAACAGGTTAAGTCTTGCATTTCAATATGTCCTCATAAGGACTTTGATTTAAAAGACGATGAATTCAAATTAGTAAAGATTAGTAAGGAACTTCAGGAAATCGTGAAACTTAAAATTCTTCTTGATGCAGTTGGACCCAAtgatttttaatgtcttttccaacataagtgattctatgattctggaAGAATATGGGCAGTTGTTTTTGTCAGGCTTCCTTGTTTAGTTATCAGTATGCTGTCCAACACATTTCTTCCACTGGCAGTTCATAAACCAAACTGTGCGCTgtgtgcagcagccctgcagctccctcagcagTACTGATGGGGATGTGCTGCCTACCCTAGACTACTGCAGGACATAGCAAGGCAGAGAACTGACAGCTTTTGACAAGCTTTGGTCTTCATCTTGAAGGTGAAGTGGATAGGTGATCTTATTGTGCTATGCCTGCAGTAAAACCGGGAAGCATTGGGCAGGACTTAGGGGCACAACTCAGGACTCGATGATCAGCAGAACTTAAACCAGGGCCTTTGCCACTGCAGCTGGAAGTCAAAGGAGGCAGTCACATCACTGTAGGGgatctcctgctgcagcctctgagAGGGAGCACACGTTGGGATGAGGCTGCTGATGAAAAGAATTGGGCATTGTGGTGTCTCAAGCTCAGAGGACACTGCCCCGGCTCAGTCTGTACACAGCTGACCTTGTGCATCCAGAGGGCTTGTTCTTTCTTGGCTTGATATGAAATCTCCTTAGCAGCCCAAGAGAGGCACTCCGCCTGTCTGGGAGAGGTGGTAATCATTCCTACTAGGCCAATGAAGACTGCCTGCAGACTTTGCTTTATGTAATTTGGCCTCCTTAAACTAGCTGAAGAAGCACATTCTTAACAACTGGTTTCAGCAGTATACAAGTGAGGAACAGCAACTTTCTTCTGAGGGTATTTGCCAAAGCATTCTCTAAAACCCCTCAAGCAGCATATTTCTAACTTTTGGTAGAGAATCTTAAGTGTTGTGAGAATACAAATACAAATTGTTGTCACCCCCACTTTTACTGAGAAagaacagaagcaaaggcaGTTGTACTCGAACGTGTTCTCTGAAAGAGGAAACACTCAAAATTAGCAGTCACGTTTTGAAAGCTGAAACTTAATGCCTTTCATTAATACATGCTTAACAAAAGTGTAGATGTAAGTTTTACTTAGTTGCGAAGAAAGAATCCATATCTGCTGGACAGTACTAACTGTCTAAATGTGCAGCCTACTAAAACTATATGATTCTTCCATGTGTGCTGTGAATAgggaaatttccttttttttcccttccctcttttcTTTATAGCTCACAATTATAGAAATGTAGATAACTTAAAAAACCACATTTGTCAAAGTGATGTGTTTTTCATTGTCCTAAGGAGAATCAATCAGTGCATTTACATTATTAATTTTGATTCAGGATGCAAGTCACTCTCTTCTTTGAAGTGCAATTTACAGTTGTAGAGAGAAACTTAGCTAATATTTAATTAATCAAGGGTTGGGTTACTTTGTGCTGTGGATAAGAAATTCAAATTCCTACCATTTCAAGAGGGAAAATAGTAATTACACAAAGATGGTGGTTAATTTATTTGTTCTGTATTGACTAGTGAAACAAAATACCAGCTGTAATTATGCAACCTTAATTCCTTTGTATACTGCAGCTGCACAAAATATTTGACAAGAGAGGTGTGGCCTGTATCAATACCACAAATGCACTGCCTAAACTCTTTGGTGTTTATTTGTCAAGCAACGCGTTATTATCAATTTACTACATGATGTACTGTTTATTTAGCACAAGGATATTTGTTCTTGTTAATCTAATATTGTTTAGCTAGAGATAACAAGGTTATTACTTATcagcaaaaataaattagtgtttacaattccagggaaaaacatCATGCTAAACACCAGCTAAGAATCAGTTGCTTTTAAACTGTTGTTATAATtacaaaggaggaaaaatgtgTACTGTCCTGTAGATAAGACAGATTCTTCTTTACAAGGATGATGAGAGAAGTaccccagagaagttgtggactCCTTGTCCCTGATAGTATTAAAAGCCAAGCTgaatggagcttggagcagccttgtgcagagGAAAGttccctacccatggcagggggcagaactggatgacctttaaagtcccttccaactcaaactattttatgattctatgataagAGGCTTTTTCCTTTACATCTGCCTTTCATTGTTCCCTTACTGTCACAATATCCTGGAGGTATGATCAAATAGCATTATGGAGAGATTCTTCCAACCAGCAAGGACAATACTCTTTTCCTGACCCAGAGAGGGGCAACTGAGgggcattttaaaaactttttttccatttactgTCCAGCAAGGACAGTAATTTGCACCTTGAAAGTAATTTTGCAAGAGGTGGGTTATCTCCATTTTCACTACCTGCTCTGTGTTCTCATCCTGATGTTATTTCTCATTAGTTTTGCTTCCTGTTTTGCATTctgtggttgggtttttttcccccctttttttttttgcctttttttttttgtagttgctttttaggtttttttgtttgtttgtttgtttgttgtttttgtgtgtgtggttttttgtttggtttggtttgtacttctgtggttttgtttattGAGGGGAGATTGgctatttgttttttttccctgaagggGGAGTTACTACCATTTCAAATCTTGTCTAAGTTTTGCTTCTTGGCTCCATTTAGAAGTTCAAGATTATTTACCAGTCTAAAGGACCTCGTAAGTCTGGCTGTAGTATCAGAGTATCAGTGTGTATTTCATATTTACTAACTGTTGTTTCAGAACACAGATAAtagaaatgtaatttaaaatctACTCAAATAATTCAGGGATTATAATGACATatggagagaaaatatttttcctgttaaaTCTGATATAGTTAGTTTTGTAAAGCAAACCCTACTGAGAAAGCAGTAGTGCAAACTTTACTACACAACAAAATAACAGTATTTAGGGAAACATGcacattttatttaatatagCCTCAAGGCACAAAGAGAACTTTTAATGCATTTCCTAAGAACTCTCTGAATTGGATCTATTTCTGCTTTGCAGCTATCTACTCTTTGTGCTGCAAATGAGAAACAGAGATGACCATCTATGTGTCAAGCACAGTAAATTATGTGTGAAGATGCTGTTTATTTAAGTGCCACTggtttgaatattttttaaaataactaagAGGTAGCAAAATACTATTGAAATAGATGACACATGGTCAAAAAGTGAATAAAAGATATGCTACAATCCAGAAAGGCCAAACAGAATTGTCTTGTATCTTGTTAGCAATAAGGCTCTTAGAAAGTAAGCTAATTATCATTAGTGTAAACTAGATAAgaggattaaaaaataaagaatgtgCAAAAAAGCAGAGGTGATTTCATGGAGCGTCAAGAGAGAATTAAGCCTTACTCAAGACTGGTATCTTGCAAGGTAAAGAGAAACTTATTGAAAACTTTAGATACTATTCTTTTTTAACTTCTCCCCTTCTTCCCCCAACCCCCCAGTTCATTTTTTGCTTATATGGAAAAGCATGTTGTGAGAAGGTTGTATTTCCCAGCTACTATTTCTATTTTCTATGTTCATAGAGAGTTAGATGCATACTTAGCAGTAGGTTCAGTTCAAATGGCTCTTTTGTTTATGACAACATTGATATTTAGCTAGGAATTTTCTTCTTAAGACCAATGGAAAGTATAAAATTTTTGCAGGATGCTAATGTCTTGTGCTAATTATAGGACACATTTGAAACAGATCTCATTTATTTCTTGGTATATAATTAAGAGTAGCATCACTTTAGCATCAGACATATCTCTTGAGCCTTTTTGCTAGAGGGATCAATTAGAAACCCAGGCCAGATCTTATAAAGAGGTAGATTTGATTTTTTCACAAGCTTGCCTGACTGTATCTTAAGGACTACAAATCCATGACCCATGTTCACTCTTCTGCCTTTCAAAATGGCTAAAAAGTGTTGCCTCTCTTAATATTGACTGGCTGAGAAGATGTATGTGCCAAACACTGATAAAGTAAGGCACAGTTTTCATTTAGTGGGTACTTTCTTAAGAAATCatttaaataagaaaaggaGTGCGAGGATAAAGTGTCTAATGCCCATGTGAACCCTTAATCAGTAGCTTTAGACATTACAGCTTTCCAGCTGGCTCTCCTAGGAGGGCCTTTAAAATCCTCTCCAGTGGAAATAATGTGTTTGGTTTGTTAACAATGAAAGCTTCTACTACAGCTGGTAAAATTCATGCTGGAGCTGAGGTGGAGGGCCTAGTCCTGAAAGCCTTTTCGGTCTGGAGTTCATGTGGATGATGGTGTGGATGCTGCATTTGGTGCTTTGAGAGATGATTGTTGGCTTAAGGCTCAAAAATACGGCCTTCTGAATCTTCAGTGTTTAAACAAGAAAGCTGGTTTTCCTTCCATTGTTTGCACCATAATTATGTTACTTACTTCAA
Encoded here:
- the PRXL2C gene encoding LOW QUALITY PROTEIN: peroxiredoxin-like 2C (The sequence of the model RefSeq protein was modified relative to this genomic sequence to represent the inferred CDS: inserted 3 bases in 2 codons; substituted 1 base at 1 genomic stop codon), which translates into the protein MSLLLLAHHSWEAPGDSPVFPGHKLHPFSGXRTRSXSLSPSESPGSSWATARRPEVAPTAGNEPLRSIPSXFLAVAQRPAPFRSSSAFPFRAPMAGPAAAPVTQQVGRARGCGRRPEQEQLREAARCLVLDADGRSVPFQALYAERKAIVLFVRNFLCYTCKEYVEDLAKVPKAFLQESNVRLIVIGQSSYHHIKPFCSLTGYTHEMYVDPQREIYKILGMKRGEGNKASVRSPHVKSNTLLGSIRSIWRAMTSPAFDFQGDPAQQGGALIIGPGNEVHFLHLDKNRLDHVPINTVLQLAGVKTVNFSNKPQIIDI